In Methanomicrobium antiquum, one DNA window encodes the following:
- a CDS encoding site-2 protease family protein, translating into MDLLLVVLFCLALYFLITGYIKANNLWEKHIVFYGPILGIKTDNVKFFDKFIPFSRFFKIYGTLGALMVVVVSVLMSLMMIFTLQKTIESPPAPTGIYEPQNILAIPGVNEFLPLSFAVLFAFIVTLIVHEGGHGILSRIEGIRVKSTGLLFFVVPIGAFVEPDEEDVEKAKPSSKIRMFGAGITNNMLVAFLSFIVIVGLMSFAAPADTPYLKGIYKDYPAYDAGVPSNSLIVAIDGVKVDSREQLSQVLDKTRPGDEITLTVFNDNNLEDYTLTLEKWPDELSSADSGFMGVYYYDSYSIKAVSDNILKSPLGPLLLIYVPINAVMEDDSLGLGIMAFDSSDSAAWKTPFEGFWTVVQVFFWLFWLNFAVATFNALPFVPLDGGYIMQEGVRKFFEKRKISVKYANYVVAGISWFMIMVVASIIIVPYLSAV; encoded by the coding sequence ATGGATTTGCTGTTAGTTGTGCTGTTTTGTCTTGCACTGTATTTTCTAATAACAGGTTATATAAAAGCAAATAATCTCTGGGAGAAGCATATAGTTTTTTATGGGCCGATTCTTGGAATAAAAACAGATAATGTAAAATTTTTTGATAAGTTCATTCCATTTTCACGTTTTTTTAAGATATACGGGACACTTGGGGCACTTATGGTTGTTGTAGTTTCAGTATTGATGTCTTTGATGATGATTTTTACACTGCAAAAGACAATCGAGTCGCCGCCTGCTCCCACAGGGATTTATGAGCCTCAAAATATTCTTGCAATTCCTGGTGTAAATGAATTTCTGCCGCTCTCATTTGCAGTATTGTTTGCCTTTATTGTTACTCTTATAGTTCATGAGGGAGGGCATGGTATTCTTTCCCGCATTGAAGGTATAAGAGTTAAGAGTACTGGTCTTTTATTTTTTGTAGTTCCTATTGGTGCTTTTGTTGAACCTGATGAAGAGGATGTTGAAAAAGCAAAACCTTCTTCCAAGATAAGGATGTTTGGCGCAGGCATTACGAATAACATGCTTGTTGCATTTCTGAGTTTTATTGTAATTGTTGGTCTTATGAGTTTTGCGGCGCCTGCTGATACACCGTATCTGAAAGGGATATACAAGGATTATCCTGCCTATGATGCAGGTGTTCCTTCAAACTCATTAATTGTTGCAATAGATGGAGTGAAGGTTGATTCACGTGAACAACTCTCTCAGGTGCTTGACAAAACAAGACCTGGTGATGAGATAACACTTACAGTCTTTAATGATAATAATTTAGAAGATTATACTCTCACTCTTGAAAAATGGCCTGATGAATTAAGTTCTGCTGATTCCGGATTTATGGGAGTTTATTATTATGATTCTTATTCAATAAAGGCAGTGTCTGATAATATTCTTAAAAGTCCTTTAGGTCCGCTTCTTTTAATTTATGTTCCTATTAATGCGGTGATGGAGGATGATTCTTTAGGTCTTGGCATTATGGCATTTGATTCTTCCGATTCAGCGGCATGGAAAACTCCGTTTGAGGGATTCTGGACGGTAGTTCAGGTATTTTTCTGGTTATTCTGGCTGAATTTTGCTGTTGCAACATTCAACGCTCTTCCTTTTGTACCGCTTGACGGTGGATATATTATGCAGGAAGGAGTCAGAAAATTTTTTGAGAAGAGAAAGATTTCTGTAAAATATGCAAATTATGTTGTTGCAGGTATAAGCTGGTTTATGATAATGGTTGTTGCATCAATTATCATAGTTCCGTACCTGTCTGCTGTATGA
- a CDS encoding NAD(P)/FAD-dependent oxidoreductase — translation MKNEYDVLIIGGGPGGALAAKTCAEKGLSVCIIEKRPAIGVPVRCAEGIGEDLIGEFFDELNPKWISEKIKGAKLISPDGSSFYLSPEMAGNEVGYVLDRKFFDRDLIWLAVESGAECYVKARAVDAIMEDGVVKGAVIEYFGEKKEIRAKVVIAADGVESKFSRYCGVDTTVPLRELETCAQYLMTDIDIEPGITVFYVGREVSPEGYIWIFPKGDRTANVGIGISGTQSKDSSRAKDYLDKYVKKNFPDGKIIELIVGGVSVCKPLECTVADNLIIVGDAARLSDPITGGGIYNAMYTGRLAGEVASECIRSNDCSKEKLMKYDTTWRSSRMGKALERNYQIKEIFVKLSDAQLNSVLNSVNNLVMKEFSTLTLIKEIIKTNPRLVKELSGLRKFFE, via the coding sequence ATGAAGAATGAATATGATGTTTTGATAATCGGCGGTGGTCCCGGAGGTGCGCTTGCAGCAAAGACATGTGCAGAAAAAGGACTTTCTGTTTGCATTATTGAAAAGAGACCTGCAATTGGTGTACCTGTACGCTGTGCCGAAGGAATCGGAGAAGATTTAATAGGGGAATTTTTTGACGAACTTAACCCGAAGTGGATATCAGAAAAGATTAAGGGAGCCAAATTAATATCTCCGGATGGCAGCAGTTTTTATCTGAGTCCTGAGATGGCAGGAAATGAGGTAGGATATGTTCTTGACAGGAAATTCTTTGACCGTGATCTAATCTGGCTTGCTGTAGAATCAGGTGCCGAGTGCTATGTAAAAGCACGTGCTGTTGATGCAATTATGGAAGACGGGGTTGTAAAAGGTGCTGTCATAGAATATTTCGGAGAAAAAAAGGAGATTCGTGCGAAGGTTGTAATCGCCGCAGATGGTGTTGAATCTAAGTTTTCAAGATATTGCGGTGTTGACACAACTGTTCCTTTAAGAGAACTTGAAACCTGTGCACAGTATCTTATGACAGATATTGACATTGAGCCCGGAATCACTGTTTTTTATGTGGGACGTGAAGTAAGTCCGGAAGGATATATCTGGATATTCCCAAAAGGAGACAGGACGGCAAATGTCGGAATAGGTATTTCAGGTACACAGTCAAAAGATTCAAGCCGTGCAAAGGATTATCTTGACAAATATGTCAAAAAGAACTTCCCTGACGGAAAAATAATAGAGCTCATTGTCGGCGGAGTTTCAGTCTGCAAACCACTTGAATGCACTGTTGCTGATAACCTGATAATTGTCGGGGATGCCGCCCGCTTAAGTGATCCAATTACCGGTGGCGGAATCTATAACGCCATGTATACAGGACGTCTTGCAGGAGAGGTTGCATCGGAGTGCATACGCTCAAATGACTGTAGTAAAGAAAAACTTATGAAATATGATACAACCTGGCGTTCTTCAAGGATGGGTAAGGCTCTCGAAAGGAATTATCAGATAAAAGAAATTTTTGTCAAACTATCAGATGCACAGTTAAATTCTGTATTAAATTCAGTAAATAATCTGGTAATGAAAGAGTTTTCAACTCTTACACTCATAAAAGAGATAATTAAAACCAATCCCAGGCTTGTAAAGGAGCTTTCAGGATTAAGAAAATTTTTTGAATAA
- the pstA gene encoding phosphate ABC transporter permease PstA encodes MQNLYSKKYLEEIIIKAILFLAAIFAVVTVFFILVFLIKESVFAFSTINPFDFLFGSVWNPTGINPEYGTLPLWTGTILVTIGAMAIATPLGIGCAIYLSEIASDRLKKILRPAIELLSGIPSVVYGFFGLVVLTNWLRITFDVPSGECWLAGSVLLSIMALPTIISVSGDAISAVPVSYKNGSFGLGATHWQTISRVILPASFSGITAAVILGMGRAIGETMAVLMVVGNAGIIPSPITNVLSPVRTLTCTLGIEMGEVAVNSEHYYALFGVAVLLLLITLTVNFFAGYLIKNLSISNKKDIRGFKGLRELFSKKKFSAKKITKVLKLILYVIPVIILFYLFGFLTAFVLCFTAFVFYYLSKKLTPANSQKIVFFLIRLSAVIVLMALAVILFDIFSKGIPAISWEFLTQSPSGLGRYGGIYPAIVGTVYLVFGSVLFALPTGVGAAVYLVEYTKEGKITSIIRSGVDLLNGTPSIVFGLFGFSFLVLYLNFGVSLIAGQITLGIMILPTIIRTAEESLKSVPQSIRHGSLALGASKWQTIIKVVIPPALPGIITGTILSVGRAAGETAPIMFTAVVFSSKFLPSSVFEPVMALPYHLFILSTNVPNAQTNQYGTALVLVCFVSFVYLAAIIVRNHYQKSVKW; translated from the coding sequence ATGCAGAATCTTTATTCAAAAAAATATCTTGAAGAAATAATCATAAAAGCAATTCTTTTCTTAGCGGCAATTTTTGCTGTTGTGACTGTTTTTTTCATTCTTGTTTTTCTCATTAAAGAGTCGGTTTTTGCATTTTCAACAATAAATCCTTTTGATTTTCTCTTTGGAAGTGTTTGGAATCCTACGGGGATAAATCCGGAGTATGGAACACTTCCTCTCTGGACAGGGACTATTCTTGTTACAATCGGCGCAATGGCTATTGCAACACCGCTTGGAATAGGATGTGCGATATATCTCTCTGAAATTGCATCTGACAGATTGAAAAAAATTCTTCGCCCTGCAATTGAGCTTTTATCAGGAATTCCCTCAGTAGTTTACGGATTCTTCGGGCTTGTTGTACTTACAAACTGGCTTAGAATTACTTTTGATGTACCTTCAGGTGAATGTTGGCTTGCAGGTTCTGTTCTTCTGAGTATTATGGCGCTTCCAACAATAATCAGCGTCTCAGGAGATGCAATAAGTGCAGTGCCTGTATCTTATAAAAACGGGTCATTTGGTCTTGGTGCAACACACTGGCAGACAATAAGCAGAGTAATTCTTCCTGCATCTTTTTCAGGTATAACTGCGGCTGTAATTCTTGGAATGGGAAGAGCAATTGGTGAGACAATGGCTGTTTTGATGGTAGTTGGAAATGCAGGAATTATTCCTTCTCCTATCACAAATGTTCTGTCTCCGGTAAGAACACTTACATGTACCCTTGGTATTGAGATGGGTGAAGTTGCAGTAAACAGTGAACATTACTATGCTTTATTTGGTGTTGCAGTCCTTCTTTTACTTATAACTCTGACTGTAAACTTTTTTGCGGGATATTTAATTAAAAATCTTAGCATATCCAATAAAAAAGACATTAGAGGATTTAAAGGTCTTAGAGAACTTTTTTCAAAAAAGAAATTTTCAGCAAAAAAGATAACCAAAGTTCTAAAACTAATACTCTATGTAATACCTGTAATAATATTATTTTATTTATTTGGGTTTTTGACTGCCTTTGTTTTGTGTTTTACAGCTTTTGTATTTTATTATCTGTCAAAAAAATTAACTCCGGCAAATTCACAAAAGATAGTGTTTTTTTTAATTCGTTTATCTGCTGTTATTGTTCTAATGGCTCTTGCAGTAATTCTTTTTGATATATTCTCAAAAGGTATTCCGGCAATCTCCTGGGAATTTTTAACACAGTCTCCTTCAGGACTTGGACGTTATGGAGGGATATATCCGGCAATTGTTGGAACCGTGTATCTTGTTTTTGGATCAGTTCTTTTTGCTCTTCCAACAGGTGTGGGAGCGGCTGTTTATCTTGTCGAATATACAAAAGAGGGTAAAATTACGTCAATAATCAGATCAGGTGTTGACCTTTTAAATGGTACTCCCTCAATTGTTTTTGGTCTTTTTGGATTTTCATTTCTGGTTTTATACCTAAATTTTGGAGTATCCCTTATTGCCGGGCAGATAACACTTGGTATAATGATTCTTCCAACAATTATCAGAACAGCAGAAGAATCTTTAAAAAGTGTACCGCAGTCAATCAGACATGGAAGCCTTGCACTCGGAGCATCAAAATGGCAGACAATTATAAAGGTGGTAATACCTCCTGCACTTCCGGGAATTATTACCGGAACAATTCTTTCTGTTGGAAGAGCCGCAGGCGAGACTGCCCCTATAATGTTTACGGCAGTTGTTTTCTCTTCAAAATTTTTGCCTTCATCTGTATTTGAACCTGTAATGGCACTTCCATATCATCTTTTTATTCTGTCAACGAACGTGCCGAATGCTCAGACAAACCAGTATGGGACAGCACTGGTTCTTGTATGTTTTGTCTCTTTTGTCTATCTTGCGGCAATAATTGTCAGAAATCATTATCAGAAATCTGTAAAATGGTAG
- a CDS encoding 4Fe-4S binding protein produces MIKVRREVCGYCGACVSVCPEGAIELIDAYLSIDNETCKLCKICLRVCPLAALEEVSDEE; encoded by the coding sequence ATGATCAAAGTTCGTAGAGAGGTCTGCGGCTACTGCGGGGCATGTGTTTCTGTCTGCCCTGAAGGAGCAATTGAGCTTATTGACGCTTACCTTTCAATTGATAATGAAACCTGCAAACTCTGTAAAATTTGTTTAAGAGTTTGTCCGCTTGCTGCACTGGAGGAGGTTTCAGATGAAGAATGA
- a CDS encoding phosphate ABC transporter substrate-binding protein has protein sequence MNGLKLTGLKTAVIAAFVVCMVMVCGCLGSDSSSGNNPLSEKESIETLSVTGSTTVLPVGQAVAEEFMRINQNADIQLSGGGSSVGVQAVGEGTADIGMASRELKDSEKEKYQNLVQHVVAKDGIALIVSNENSISEITLDSVKKIYKGEITNWKELGGSDMAVVVVGRDSSSGTREFFAEKIMGDDDFVSTQLEKNSNGAVLQTIKQTPGGIGYISMGYLDENVKALKINENGAVIEPTTENVLNGRYPVARGLNMFTNGEPQGLAKEYLNFLLGESGQAIVVKEGYVSVI, from the coding sequence ATGAATGGCTTGAAATTAACTGGTCTAAAAACTGCAGTAATTGCTGCATTTGTAGTATGTATGGTCATGGTCTGTGGATGTCTGGGAAGTGATTCTTCTTCCGGAAACAATCCATTATCTGAGAAGGAATCTATTGAAACCCTGTCAGTTACAGGTTCGACAACTGTTCTTCCTGTTGGCCAGGCTGTTGCTGAAGAATTTATGCGAATAAATCAGAATGCTGATATTCAGTTGTCCGGCGGTGGTTCAAGTGTTGGTGTGCAGGCTGTTGGTGAAGGAACAGCAGATATTGGAATGGCATCACGTGAACTAAAAGACTCTGAAAAGGAGAAGTATCAAAATCTTGTTCAGCATGTTGTTGCAAAAGACGGCATTGCACTAATTGTCAGCAATGAAAATTCAATATCTGAAATCACACTTGATTCTGTAAAAAAGATCTATAAAGGTGAGATTACAAACTGGAAAGAACTTGGAGGCAGTGATATGGCAGTTGTTGTTGTCGGGCGTGATAGTTCATCCGGAACAAGAGAATTCTTCGCTGAAAAAATAATGGGAGATGATGATTTTGTATCAACACAGCTTGAGAAAAATTCAAACGGCGCTGTTCTTCAGACTATAAAGCAGACTCCTGGTGGCATTGGATATATCAGTATGGGATATCTTGATGAAAATGTCAAAGCTCTTAAAATAAATGAGAATGGTGCTGTAATAGAGCCAACTACTGAAAATGTACTGAATGGAAGATACCCCGTTGCAAGAGGACTTAATATGTTCACAAATGGTGAACCACAGGGCCTTGCTAAAGAATATCTTAACTTTCTGCTTGGAGAATCCGGTCAGGCAATTGTTGTAAAAGAAGGATATGTCTCAGTAATTTGA
- the corA gene encoding magnesium/cobalt transporter CorA gives MPILKQHSTKESSKAGMAPGTLIGISETEPAKTIVNCIEFDDSSLQEYSIVDIKNLKKIENDGKIRWIEIKGLLDIDKIENLGQAFNIHPLTLEDSLNTYLRPKFENFDNYFFISLKYVFFKEEITSKQISIIVAENVIITISESEVPGFENIKQRIKDNKNKITKSGKDYLMYMIIDMIVDSYFLAFESIGDKIEDIEDNVLKNPDSEIMDQIYSLKRQMIYLRKITWPMRDMISGIRRSDSEMISQTTQIYLNDVSDHIIQIIDTVETYRDMISELREIYLSSISNKMNEVMKVLTIIATIFIPLTFIAGIYGMNFHFMPELGWALGYPATIIFMIAISLVMILFFRKKRWI, from the coding sequence ATGCCGATATTAAAGCAACACAGCACTAAAGAATCTTCAAAGGCAGGTATGGCACCAGGAACTCTCATTGGAATAAGTGAAACTGAACCTGCAAAAACCATAGTAAACTGCATAGAATTTGATGATAGTTCATTGCAGGAATACAGCATTGTTGATATAAAAAATCTTAAAAAAATAGAAAATGACGGCAAAATAAGATGGATTGAGATAAAAGGCCTTTTAGACATTGATAAAATCGAAAATTTAGGTCAGGCATTTAATATTCATCCATTAACACTTGAAGATTCACTAAACACATATCTCAGGCCTAAATTTGAGAATTTTGATAATTATTTTTTCATATCACTGAAATATGTTTTTTTTAAAGAAGAAATAACATCAAAACAGATCAGCATAATAGTTGCTGAAAATGTAATTATTACAATTAGTGAATCTGAAGTACCCGGTTTTGAAAATATTAAACAAAGAATAAAAGATAATAAAAATAAAATTACAAAATCCGGTAAAGATTATCTTATGTATATGATTATCGACATGATTGTTGATAGTTATTTTCTTGCATTTGAATCAATCGGAGATAAAATAGAAGACATAGAAGACAATGTATTAAAAAATCCTGATTCTGAGATAATGGATCAGATTTATTCATTAAAACGGCAGATGATCTATTTAAGAAAAATAACCTGGCCTATGAGGGACATGATATCAGGCATCAGAAGAAGCGATTCTGAAATGATAAGCCAGACAACTCAGATTTACTTAAATGATGTATCAGATCATATCATCCAGATAATAGATACAGTTGAAACATACAGGGATATGATATCTGAACTGCGTGAAATTTACCTTTCAAGCATCAGCAATAAGATGAATGAGGTCATGAAAGTCTTAACAATTATTGCTACAATCTTCATCCCTCTGACATTTATTGCAGGAATATATGGAATGAACTTTCATTTTATGCCGGAACTGGGATGGGCTTTGGGATACCCGGCAACAATCATATTTATGATTGCAATATCTCTCGTTATGATATTATTTTTCAGAAAAAAAAGATGGATCTGA
- the rnhB gene encoding ribonuclease HII, whose translation MICGIDEAGKGSVLGPMVICGVAGRSLSDFEDKGFKDSKTLSPSRREQLYEVIVSEFKTAFVILEAQEIDKLRQSHSMNTIVAKSHARAAEMLSVEKAYVDACDVNEVRYGIRVSEYMKNPAVVISEHRADSKYAIVSAASIAAKVKRDRIIEKLSEDFGDIGSGYPSDPKTISFLENYIFNNGECPVIGRKSWKTVSNITGKINQKSIFDF comes from the coding sequence GTGATTTGTGGAATAGATGAGGCCGGGAAAGGTTCTGTTCTTGGACCTATGGTAATTTGTGGTGTGGCTGGAAGATCACTCTCTGATTTTGAAGATAAAGGTTTTAAGGATTCTAAAACACTTTCACCTTCCCGGCGTGAACAACTATATGAAGTAATTGTTTCTGAATTTAAAACAGCTTTTGTTATTCTTGAGGCGCAGGAAATAGATAAACTCAGACAGTCTCATTCTATGAACACAATTGTTGCAAAATCTCATGCGCGTGCGGCTGAGATGCTTTCGGTTGAAAAAGCATATGTTGATGCATGTGATGTGAATGAAGTACGTTATGGAATTCGTGTCAGTGAATATATGAAAAATCCTGCTGTAGTTATTTCAGAGCATAGGGCAGACAGTAAATATGCAATAGTGTCTGCCGCATCAATAGCGGCGAAAGTAAAAAGAGACAGAATAATAGAGAAGTTATCAGAAGATTTTGGCGATATTGGGAGTGGATATCCGTCTGATCCCAAAACAATATCTTTTTTGGAGAATTATATTTTTAATAACGGAGAATGTCCTGTAATCGGACGAAAAAGCTGGAAGACTGTTTCAAACATAACTGGAAAAATAAACCAAAAAAGTATTTTCGATTTTTAA
- a CDS encoding type III PLP-dependent enzyme, protein MNDNGCSIKVHHIGIDKKEMLQGLAKEHGTPIFVIDHEVIRKNYRDFKERLPDVQIYYAVKANSNPEIIRTLYDLGCSFDVASMPEFMLVYENIKHLPEKERLEWIYDKIIYANTIKPEETLEALNHYRPLVTFDNIEELKKIKKFAPQAGLVLRLRVPNTGSMVELSSKFGVDPGDAVDIIEKAIEMRLTVEGLSFHVGSQCTNFENYVQALEISANVISEVETRTGEKIGLLDIGGGFPVKYHHSVKSIRTLAQLLNEEFERLLPSDIQIMAEPGRFLVANACTVVAKVVGKAFRDGKPCYYINDGVYHTYSGQVFDHCIYPVLSFKEGDTQISAVFGPTCDAFDTITLSAELPELEIGDLVYSENIGAYSHASSTYFNGFPPAKVVHINK, encoded by the coding sequence ATGAATGACAACGGGTGTAGTATCAAAGTGCATCATATTGGTATTGATAAAAAAGAAATGCTTCAGGGATTGGCAAAAGAGCATGGAACTCCAATATTTGTTATAGATCATGAAGTTATAAGAAAAAATTACAGGGATTTCAAAGAGCGTCTTCCTGATGTTCAGATATATTATGCAGTCAAAGCCAATTCAAATCCGGAGATAATCAGGACATTATATGATTTGGGATGTAGTTTTGATGTCGCATCAATGCCCGAATTTATGCTTGTTTATGAAAACATCAAACATCTTCCTGAAAAAGAGCGTCTTGAATGGATTTATGATAAAATAATTTATGCAAACACAATTAAACCTGAAGAGACTCTTGAGGCACTAAATCATTACAGGCCTCTTGTTACATTTGATAATATTGAAGAGTTGAAAAAGATAAAAAAATTTGCTCCACAGGCAGGACTTGTTCTAAGACTCAGGGTTCCGAATACCGGTTCAATGGTTGAGCTCTCATCCAAATTCGGTGTTGATCCAGGCGATGCTGTAGATATAATCGAAAAAGCTATTGAGATGAGACTCACAGTTGAAGGTTTGAGTTTTCATGTAGGAAGCCAGTGCACAAATTTTGAAAATTATGTACAGGCTCTTGAAATTTCGGCGAATGTTATATCTGAAGTTGAAACAAGAACCGGCGAAAAGATTGGACTTTTGGATATTGGCGGAGGATTCCCTGTAAAGTATCATCACAGTGTAAAGTCAATTCGAACACTTGCTCAGCTTTTGAATGAAGAATTTGAGCGTCTGCTTCCGTCAGACATTCAGATAATGGCAGAACCCGGAAGATTTCTGGTAGCAAATGCATGTACTGTTGTAGCAAAGGTTGTTGGAAAGGCATTTCGGGATGGAAAACCCTGCTATTACATAAACGATGGCGTTTACCATACATACTCCGGACAGGTGTTTGATCACTGTATATATCCTGTTCTTTCATTCAAAGAAGGAGATACTCAGATATCAGCTGTTTTCGGGCCGACCTGTGATGCATTTGATACAATTACCCTGTCAGCAGAACTGCCTGAACTTGAAATTGGCGATTTGGTCTATTCAGAAAACATAGGAGCATATTCTCATGCATCATCGACTTATTTCAATGGTTTTCCGCCGGCAAAAGTCGTACACATAAATAAATGA
- a CDS encoding potassium channel family protein gives MYIIIIGLGGIGKSLATIASEHGDNVVVIDKDENRCNEILEHIDVMAITGNSTDKSILEDAGIDRADALITTTSDDAVNLMTCWLAKRFEVKNLISIVNQIEHSELFKEVGVRISENPDELVANRLYYWSENPNMEQLAMIPGGTIFEMTVDENAPFVDHEIKELDVTDFVFIAIIRVGKDIIIPNGTVRIRPNDRIMVFTKKQAEEECIRTLNKQLKSPK, from the coding sequence ATGTACATCATCATAATAGGTCTTGGAGGAATCGGAAAAAGTCTTGCCACCATCGCATCAGAGCACGGTGATAATGTCGTTGTTATTGATAAAGACGAGAATCGCTGTAATGAGATACTCGAACACATTGATGTAATGGCAATAACAGGAAATTCCACAGACAAATCAATTCTGGAAGATGCCGGAATAGACAGGGCAGATGCACTTATCACAACAACAAGTGACGATGCAGTGAACCTCATGACATGCTGGCTTGCAAAAAGATTTGAAGTGAAAAATCTCATATCAATAGTCAATCAAATTGAACACTCAGAGCTTTTCAAGGAAGTAGGTGTCAGAATCAGTGAAAATCCTGACGAACTTGTTGCCAACAGACTCTATTACTGGTCTGAAAATCCGAATATGGAACAGCTGGCAATGATTCCCGGCGGAACAATTTTTGAGATGACAGTTGATGAAAACGCCCCCTTCGTTGATCATGAAATAAAAGAGCTTGACGTCACTGATTTTGTATTTATTGCAATAATAAGAGTTGGAAAAGATATAATAATTCCAAATGGAACTGTCAGAATCAGGCCTAATGACAGAATAATGGTTTTTACAAAAAAGCAGGCAGAAGAAGAATGTATAAGAACATTAAATAAACAGCTTAAAAGTCCAAAATAA
- a CDS encoding PhoU domain-containing protein gives MDIRKVQMSGGSSYIISLPKDWIKERNIKKNDPIGLVIQNDGNILITPNTSGESIQKTWEFEINSTTDRTFFLRCLIGAYISGYTSLKIWAQGRLPPFTMHIIREFTTMAIGQEVVDETDNMVLIKDLLNPSEMPLNKTILRMSVIVVKMHQDAVSALKENDLSLAENIIFRDNDVDRLHWLIGRQSNLILNDLNLSKKMKISTEDAVVLFLASRIIERVGDHATRIASNVKKLSGKKLPENLMIQIEEVNHEAVRLFQSGMDAFFKRDIYSANDIISETKCIESQCKKINTESMKFEASVAVNIVNISDSIKRVADYSADICENVINASVSAKNKM, from the coding sequence ATGGATATAAGAAAGGTTCAGATGAGCGGAGGTTCATCATATATAATTTCTCTACCAAAAGACTGGATAAAAGAGAGAAATATAAAAAAAAATGATCCTATAGGTCTTGTTATTCAAAATGACGGAAATATTCTTATAACACCAAACACAAGTGGAGAAAGCATACAAAAAACCTGGGAGTTTGAGATAAATTCCACGACTGACAGGACTTTTTTCCTAAGGTGTCTTATTGGAGCATATATCTCAGGTTATACTTCTTTGAAAATATGGGCCCAGGGACGTCTTCCCCCGTTTACAATGCATATTATAAGAGAATTTACTACAATGGCGATTGGACAGGAAGTTGTTGATGAAACAGACAACATGGTTCTGATAAAAGATCTTTTAAATCCGTCTGAAATGCCTCTTAATAAAACAATACTAAGGATGTCTGTCATTGTTGTAAAGATGCATCAGGATGCTGTTTCTGCATTAAAAGAAAATGACCTGTCTTTGGCTGAAAATATAATATTTCGTGACAATGATGTCGACAGGCTCCACTGGCTTATTGGACGGCAATCAAATCTTATCTTAAACGATCTGAATCTTTCAAAAAAGATGAAGATTTCAACTGAAGATGCTGTTGTTTTATTTCTTGCCAGCAGAATAATTGAAAGAGTAGGAGATCATGCAACTAGAATTGCCAGTAATGTAAAAAAACTTTCAGGCAAAAAGTTACCAGAAAATTTAATGATACAGATTGAAGAGGTAAACCATGAGGCCGTCAGATTATTTCAGTCAGGCATGGATGCCTTCTTTAAGAGGGATATATATTCTGCAAATGATATTATTTCAGAAACAAAATGTATTGAAAGTCAGTGCAAAAAAATCAATACTGAATCAATGAAATTTGAAGCATCTGTGGCAGTAAATATTGTAAATATTTCAGACAGTATCAAAAGGGTTGCTGATTATTCCGCAGACATCTGTGAGAATGTAATCAACGCATCTGTTTCAGCCAAAAATAAGATGTAA
- the cbiT gene encoding precorrin-6Y C5,15-methyltransferase (decarboxylating) subunit CbiT: MELKGGPTQDEIMAISLFKLDLKSDDVLADIGCGTGKISVHASKICKSVIAIDKRAKAIECAELEAEKSGQKNIKIIKGEASEILKNIEDLDSAFLGGSTNIEEILEILSTKVRKKIVVNAVLLGTVEKTIDKMKQLGIFKEAIHVQISRSYPLVGDIMLKPINPVYIIVGEVN, from the coding sequence ATGGAGCTAAAAGGTGGTCCCACACAGGACGAAATTATGGCAATATCTCTCTTCAAACTTGATTTAAAAAGTGATGACGTCTTAGCAGACATAGGATGCGGCACTGGGAAAATTTCTGTTCATGCGTCAAAAATATGCAAAAGTGTAATAGCAATCGATAAAAGAGCAAAAGCCATAGAGTGCGCCGAACTTGAAGCTGAAAAATCAGGACAGAAAAACATCAAAATAATTAAGGGAGAAGCATCAGAAATTCTAAAAAATATTGAAGATCTGGATTCTGCATTTCTTGGAGGGTCAACTAACATCGAAGAAATTCTGGAAATACTCTCCACCAAAGTCCGCAAAAAAATTGTTGTAAATGCAGTTCTTTTAGGAACAGTTGAAAAGACCATTGATAAAATGAAGCAGCTTGGAATTTTTAAGGAAGCAATTCACGTACAGATTTCCCGTTCGTATCCGCTTGTTGGCGATATTATGCTAAAACCAATAAATCCTGTATATATCATAGTTGGAGAAGTGAACTAG